GTTGGAGATATAAATAGATAAAGATAACAAATGGAAGGGAGGGAGTTTGCATCCTGTTCGTAGAATAAAAGAGAATAGGCTTGTCATGTGTGTTTACACCATTCTTGAATGTAAATGGATGCAGATGttaagcagcagcatctgtaaCACATACAAATACTGAActgcttttaaataaatacaggtTCCCAGAACAGAAGGGaatgagaaggggaaaggaaactATTGGAGCTTTGCAACGGGATGCGAATCCATGCTGGATCTCTTTGAAAATGGGAATtacaggagaagaagaaggaggaggaacatGAAAAGGGAACATAAGGAGCAGAGaccaagcagagggaaaagtcCTTCATCCTCCAATATGTCTTCTATGGACTCTGCTTTAAGCAACATTTCCTCTTCCGAAAGTAAACATGAAAGAATTGAATCAGGCCCAAGACTACTGGAGGCTCGTGGGCTTGCTCCAAACAGCATGACTAACAGGCAGAGCCTAAGCAATTCCTCCTTAGCAAAATCGGATTCTGAAATTAAATTCAGCATTGATTACATCCTTTCTGCCCCCGACCCTCTGCCTGTCCTGAGATCTCAGTATCATATGCAAGAAAGTAAATATCATCTACTGGAGGCCCAGCAAATTAATCTCCAGTTCTGGACAATGTGATGTTATCTATCTGTGGTAGTTGCAGTGTGTTCAGCAGCCTCATGTCACTGAAAAtcagcctcctgcctcctcGTTTGCTTCCCAAGCAGTTCTCAGAAAGGGTTACTGATTCTCCAGCTGATCTCTGTCTGTACCCAAAGAACTTTGCTAAGATTAGAGCACAAACCACAGACACCAAGATCAGCTTTGGCTATGCTCAAATTCATGAAACCCTAACTTTGTTTTCTGAACTGTCGTGGACCTCCTTTAACACCACAAAGAATTTCCGTTCTCAAGCAAAATCTGACAGAAAAGAGACTCACTTATCACCCCTTGCTTTATTAAAGACAAAGTGAATTTGATTCCACTTTCACCAGTGGAAATTAGGATTAATTCCACTGAAGTATATAGGTCAGAACTTAAGCTGATCTAAAATGGTGTAATTCTGTCAATTTACACTGGCTGAGAATGtaagggggggaggaggggagcaactttgttttcttaaaagcaaacacagaaaacCACTTtgtcttcctttatttcttaTTGCAACATCATGCTTCAGACTGTTGTGCAGCTTTAATTCATCACTCCTTATAAAATGTCATTGCTACTAGGTATGTAAAGTATATTTTTGTTGATATTCAGGGCAGAATTGTTTAAAGTGTTGAAGTGAAGTTGTATTCAAAATGATTTTGAGAAAGCTAATTGCACAGCTATTGAACTCTGGTTGACTTTGATGGGTAATGTGACAGAGGAATAGAgcc
This DNA window, taken from Indicator indicator isolate 239-I01 chromosome 22, UM_Iind_1.1, whole genome shotgun sequence, encodes the following:
- the FOXL3 gene encoding forkhead box L3, with the protein product MFDNTQYPYNCFNYDGDDYPTCSSDEEKKFTRPAYSYIALIAMAIQQSPSNKVTLSGIYDFIMKKFPYYRSNQRAWQNSIRHNLSLNSCFVKVPRTEGNEKGKGNYWSFATGCESMLDLFENGNYRRRRRRRNMKREHKEQRPSRGKSPSSSNMSSMDSALSNISSSESKHERIESGPRLLEARGLAPNSMTNRQSLSNSSLAKSDSEIKFSIDYILSAPDPLPVLRSQYHMQESKYHLLEAQQINLQFWTM